In Nitratiruptor sp. YY09-18, a single window of DNA contains:
- a CDS encoding TolC family protein, translating to MRKLLAILSLFLPLVAQDYIQIIHKVNNSLLLQQAGKLTEASKKMVQAAQGKNLPTLDVSLQVIHLKDTPTMYLHMPRTPVMALPMGKQEQWQGELRLTYPLFSGFAITAATQKAKLEYEKAKLKKDDLKRNLYMQTTMLYSSIYALKQKLQALQRAKKAIDLAYKKAQGFYNKGLLAPSELYNIQAKKYKIAADITQTKGQITALFNNLSYLLNIKISTTDELTSLPMPQKSQILQSALQQREDLLALYKSLGIDQEDIILAKSTYYPKIALFAALKKHGDSMALNGDGFTNADQSYVGAAVQWNLFSGFSDKQRVEAAKMKKAATTLQIAEYKQRITTNIENAFVKLTALKQKLKSATSQVKAQLEYYKLTQGRFDNQLASADELSRSIADLAAARAQKAAIEAQIFNQVAYIYLLGGLKNFEKIALR from the coding sequence ATGAGAAAATTATTAGCTATATTGTCACTTTTTTTGCCGCTTGTTGCCCAAGACTATATTCAAATAATCCATAAAGTAAACAATTCCCTCCTTTTACAGCAAGCTGGCAAACTCACTGAGGCTTCCAAAAAAATGGTACAAGCTGCCCAAGGCAAAAATCTCCCCACTCTCGATGTTTCACTCCAAGTAATCCATCTCAAAGATACACCTACTATGTATCTGCATATGCCACGCACCCCTGTCATGGCTCTCCCCATGGGCAAACAGGAGCAGTGGCAAGGAGAGCTGCGGCTAACCTATCCTCTCTTTAGTGGTTTTGCCATTACAGCTGCTACGCAAAAAGCGAAGCTAGAGTATGAAAAGGCAAAACTCAAAAAAGATGATCTCAAAAGAAATCTCTATATGCAAACTACGATGCTCTATAGCTCCATCTATGCACTCAAGCAAAAGCTCCAGGCTCTCCAAAGGGCAAAAAAAGCGATAGATCTCGCATATAAAAAAGCACAAGGCTTTTACAACAAAGGATTGCTAGCTCCAAGCGAACTCTACAATATCCAAGCAAAAAAGTATAAAATTGCAGCGGATATCACGCAGACAAAGGGGCAAATTACTGCACTTTTCAATAATCTCTCATATCTTCTCAATATAAAAATTTCTACTACCGATGAGCTTACATCACTACCCATGCCACAAAAATCACAGATCCTCCAAAGTGCCCTCCAGCAAAGAGAGGATCTATTAGCTTTATATAAGAGCTTAGGCATTGACCAAGAGGATATTATCCTTGCAAAAAGCACATATTATCCCAAAATCGCACTCTTCGCTGCGCTTAAAAAGCATGGCGATAGCATGGCTCTTAATGGCGATGGGTTTACCAATGCTGACCAAAGCTATGTAGGAGCAGCAGTACAGTGGAATCTCTTTTCTGGTTTTAGTGATAAGCAAAGAGTAGAGGCAGCTAAGATGAAAAAAGCAGCAACAACTTTGCAAATAGCAGAGTACAAGCAAAGAATCACAACGAATATCGAAAATGCTTTTGTCAAGCTCACAGCACTCAAGCAAAAACTCAAAAGCGCAACATCGCAAGTCAAAGCGCAGCTAGAGTACTATAAACTCACTCAAGGAAGATTTGACAATCAATTAGCAAGTGCAGATGAACTCAGTCGCTCAATTGCTGATCTTGCAGCGGCAAGAGCGCAAAAGGCTGCAATTGAAGCACAAATTTTCAATCAAGTAGCCTATATCTATCTTCTTGGTGGACTCAAAAATTTTGAAAAAATAGCTCTTCGTTGA
- a CDS encoding ammonium transporter, translating into MEKIVIADNVWILVSTAFVLLMSVPALALFYGGLTKVKSILNTIMMVMVAFGIVSLVWIAYGYSLTFGGDVQGIIGDLRYFFLHSIKPSDTAPSAPNLYHYLFIFFQMTFAAIATALMAGAFVERMKFGAWILISFLWSTIVYFPVAHWIWGGGWLGNMGVLDFAGGIVLHETSGLAALVGAIMLGKRKEPFMLPSSLPLVAIGTGLLWFGWFGFNGGSALALNAQAVSAAFVTTLAAIVGGLVWMILEWIKFKKPTSLGLFTGIIAGLATITPASGFVDIFGGLVIGVVAAIVCFWAVVYLKNRFKYDDSLDVFGVHGVGGMLGAILLGIFAKENIGGVNGLLYGGGVGLLGKEFLALLVVGIYTVVLSYIIFKIVDKMIGLRVSRDDEIEGLDEALHGEKAYIKEY; encoded by the coding sequence ATGGAGAAAATTGTAATTGCTGACAATGTCTGGATACTTGTTTCTACTGCTTTTGTACTTCTTATGAGTGTGCCGGCACTTGCACTCTTTTATGGTGGGCTTACAAAAGTCAAAAGCATTCTCAATACCATCATGATGGTGATGGTGGCTTTTGGGATAGTGAGTTTGGTCTGGATAGCCTATGGATACTCGCTCACATTTGGAGGAGATGTCCAAGGCATAATAGGAGATTTGAGGTATTTTTTCCTCCATAGTATCAAACCATCTGATACAGCACCTTCTGCACCAAATCTCTACCACTATCTCTTTATATTTTTTCAGATGACCTTTGCAGCAATTGCCACAGCACTTATGGCTGGAGCATTTGTGGAGAGAATGAAGTTTGGTGCGTGGATTTTAATTTCTTTCCTTTGGTCAACGATCGTCTATTTCCCGGTAGCTCACTGGATCTGGGGTGGTGGCTGGCTTGGAAATATGGGAGTTCTTGATTTTGCAGGTGGGATAGTGTTGCATGAGACCAGTGGACTTGCTGCACTTGTAGGTGCTATTATGCTTGGAAAACGCAAAGAGCCTTTTATGCTTCCCTCCTCTTTGCCACTTGTTGCTATAGGAACAGGGCTTTTGTGGTTTGGATGGTTTGGATTTAACGGTGGAAGCGCACTAGCTCTGAATGCACAAGCTGTAAGTGCAGCATTTGTTACCACTCTAGCAGCGATTGTAGGGGGGCTTGTATGGATGATACTTGAGTGGATCAAGTTTAAAAAGCCTACAAGTCTTGGTCTTTTTACCGGTATCATTGCAGGACTTGCTACAATCACTCCAGCTTCTGGATTTGTAGATATTTTTGGCGGTCTTGTAATTGGGGTAGTAGCTGCTATTGTCTGTTTTTGGGCGGTGGTATATCTCAAGAATAGATTCAAATATGACGATAGTCTCGATGTTTTTGGTGTGCATGGTGTTGGCGGGATGCTAGGAGCTATCTTGCTAGGTATCTTTGCCAAAGAGAATATTGGTGGCGTAAACGGACTATTGTATGGGGGTGGAGTAGGACTTTTGGGTAAAGAGTTCCTGGCTCTGCTTGTCGTTGGCATATACACTGTAGTTTTGAGTTATATAATATTTAAAATTGTAGATAAAATGATTGGACTTCGTGTAAGCCGTGATGATGAGATAGAGGGGCTTGATGAAGCACTCCATGGAGAAAAAGCGTATATCAAAGAGTATTGA
- a CDS encoding P-II family nitrogen regulator, translating to MKKIEAVIKPFKLDDVKEALSEIGITGMTVTEVKGYGRQQGHTELYRGAEYVVDFLPKVKIEVVVTADEAEQVIEAIVKSARTGKIGDGKVFVSDIEKVIRIRTGEEDEEAI from the coding sequence ATGAAAAAAATTGAAGCTGTAATTAAGCCTTTTAAGCTTGATGATGTGAAAGAGGCATTGAGTGAGATTGGTATTACTGGTATGACAGTGACTGAAGTCAAAGGGTATGGACGCCAACAAGGTCATACTGAGCTCTATAGGGGGGCGGAATATGTGGTTGATTTCTTGCCAAAGGTCAAAATTGAAGTTGTTGTTACTGCTGATGAGGCCGAACAAGTAATTGAAGCGATTGTCAAAAGTGCGCGTACAGGGAAAATTGGAGATGGGAAAGTTTTTGTGAGTGATATCGAAAAAGTTATCCGTATCCGCACAGGTGAAGAAGACGAAGAGGCAATATAA